In Asanoa sp. WMMD1127, one genomic interval encodes:
- the smc gene encoding chromosome segregation protein SMC produces the protein MHLKSLTVKGFKSFASATTLRLEPGITCVVGPNGSGKSNVVDAISWVLGEQGAKALRGGKMEDVIFAGTAGRAPLGRAEVTLTIDNGDGALPIDYTEVSITRRMFRSGESEYEINGNSCRLLDIQELLSDSGIGREMHVIVGQGQLDAVLHAKPEDRRAFIEEAAGVLKHRKRKEKALRKLDAMQTNLNRLTDLTAELRRQLKPLGKQAEVARRAAGIQADLRDARLRLLADDLHTLRTTLDKEIADEAALRERREYVEDEHEQVQRRLAQLEAALAEDAPLLAAAQDAWYKLSALQERFRSTEQLASERLRHLSATPDDERPGRDPDELAAESERVRAQEDKLRAALKDDQTHLAEAVESRQALERQLAAAEQALRAAAKAIADRREGLAKLTGQVNAARARAGSGGEEIERLAAAHADAQARSQRAQAEVEAVAAESSEADLADADLDARHDEAVAAHEAAAAEVRELTNRERVAEKDAATWKAREEALSLGLRRKDGAGALLGRADQVPGLLGSLAGMLTVEPGHEAALAAALGALADAVAVAGVDEAAEAMRYLKIQDAGRAALLVGTPAGPGMIGSPDALRPALPDGARWAPDVVRCDDRIRPAVHWALRDVILTDGLESATRAVAANPQLRAVTPDGDVVGAYAAAGGSAKAQSFIELQAAVDEAAANRSRAEEQIDELRTRLATARAAVATRKEAVQVTEREKRAAEGQRNAAARRLAELGAAARSAAAETERLGASRARAEEARERDLTTLAELETRLELAETTPIDEEPSTEERDQLAAMVPQARQNEMEVRLAVRTAEERVSSIAGRAESLARQAAAERAARERAAARRAARVRGAGIARAVEIGAREALARVAVSLAAAEETRDAVAAARSAREAEFQEVRAAAKRLSADLERLTSEVHRDEVARAEQRMRIEQLEIKAAEDFSLDVETLVAEYGPAQPVPPTQVALAAASAAGEPEPEALPYDRPTQEKRAAKADRELALLGKVNPLALEEFAALEERFKFLSDQLEDLKNTRRDLLTVVKDVDDRILEVFTSAYHDTAREFEKVFTVLFPGGEGRLVLTDPEDMLTTGVEVEARPPGKKIKRLSLLSGGERSLTAVAMLVAIFRARPSPFYIMDEVEAALDDVNLGRLITLMAQLREKSQLIIITHQKRTMEVADALYGVTMRNGVTEVISQRLASEED, from the coding sequence GTGCATCTCAAGAGCTTGACCGTGAAGGGCTTCAAGTCCTTCGCCTCCGCGACCACGTTGCGGCTGGAGCCGGGCATCACCTGCGTCGTGGGGCCCAACGGCTCCGGCAAGTCCAACGTGGTCGACGCCATCTCGTGGGTGCTCGGCGAGCAGGGCGCCAAGGCCCTGCGCGGCGGCAAGATGGAAGACGTGATCTTCGCCGGCACCGCCGGCCGGGCGCCGCTGGGCCGCGCCGAGGTCACCCTGACGATCGACAACGGCGACGGCGCGCTGCCGATCGACTACACCGAGGTGTCGATCACCCGCCGGATGTTCCGCTCCGGCGAGAGCGAATACGAGATCAACGGCAACTCCTGCCGCCTGCTCGACATCCAGGAGCTGCTCAGCGACTCCGGCATCGGCCGCGAGATGCACGTGATCGTCGGCCAGGGCCAGCTCGACGCCGTCCTGCACGCCAAGCCGGAGGACCGCCGGGCGTTCATCGAGGAGGCGGCCGGCGTACTCAAGCACCGCAAGCGCAAGGAAAAGGCGCTGCGGAAGCTCGACGCGATGCAGACCAACCTCAACCGGCTGACCGACCTCACCGCCGAGCTGCGCCGCCAGCTCAAGCCGCTGGGCAAGCAGGCCGAGGTGGCCCGGCGCGCGGCCGGCATCCAGGCCGACCTGCGCGACGCCCGGCTGCGGCTGCTCGCCGACGACCTGCACACGCTGCGGACGACGCTCGACAAGGAGATCGCCGACGAGGCGGCCCTGCGGGAGCGGCGCGAATACGTCGAGGACGAGCACGAGCAGGTGCAGCGCCGCCTGGCCCAGCTGGAAGCCGCGCTGGCCGAGGACGCGCCGCTGCTCGCCGCCGCCCAGGACGCCTGGTACAAGCTCTCCGCGCTGCAGGAGCGGTTCCGCTCCACCGAGCAGCTGGCCAGCGAGCGGCTGCGCCACCTGAGCGCCACCCCCGACGACGAGCGCCCCGGCCGCGACCCGGACGAGCTGGCCGCCGAGTCGGAGCGGGTGCGGGCCCAGGAGGACAAGCTCCGCGCGGCGCTCAAGGACGACCAGACCCACCTCGCCGAGGCCGTCGAGTCCCGGCAGGCGCTGGAACGCCAGCTCGCCGCGGCCGAGCAGGCGCTGCGGGCCGCCGCCAAGGCCATCGCCGACCGCCGCGAGGGCCTGGCCAAGCTGACCGGCCAGGTCAACGCCGCCCGCGCGCGGGCCGGCAGCGGTGGCGAGGAGATCGAGCGGCTGGCCGCCGCCCACGCCGACGCCCAGGCCCGGTCGCAGCGGGCCCAGGCCGAGGTCGAGGCCGTGGCCGCCGAGTCGTCGGAGGCCGACCTGGCCGACGCCGACCTGGACGCCCGCCACGACGAGGCGGTCGCCGCGCACGAGGCGGCCGCGGCCGAGGTGCGCGAGCTGACCAACCGGGAACGGGTCGCCGAGAAGGACGCGGCGACCTGGAAGGCCCGCGAGGAGGCGCTCTCGCTCGGCCTGCGCCGCAAGGACGGCGCCGGCGCGCTGCTCGGCCGGGCCGACCAGGTGCCCGGCCTGCTCGGCAGCCTCGCCGGCATGCTCACCGTCGAGCCCGGCCACGAGGCCGCGCTGGCCGCCGCGCTCGGCGCGCTGGCCGACGCGGTCGCGGTCGCCGGCGTCGACGAGGCCGCCGAGGCCATGCGCTACCTCAAGATCCAGGATGCCGGCCGCGCGGCGCTGCTGGTCGGCACGCCCGCCGGCCCCGGCATGATCGGCTCGCCCGACGCGCTGCGTCCGGCGCTGCCCGACGGCGCGCGCTGGGCGCCCGACGTGGTCCGCTGCGACGACCGGATCCGGCCCGCGGTGCACTGGGCGCTGCGCGACGTGATCCTCACCGACGGCCTCGAGTCGGCCACCCGGGCCGTGGCGGCCAACCCGCAACTGCGGGCGGTCACGCCGGACGGCGACGTGGTCGGCGCCTATGCGGCCGCGGGCGGGTCGGCCAAGGCGCAGAGCTTCATCGAGCTGCAGGCCGCGGTCGACGAGGCGGCGGCCAACCGGTCGCGGGCCGAGGAACAGATCGACGAGCTGCGTACGCGACTGGCCACCGCCCGGGCCGCGGTCGCCACCCGCAAGGAGGCCGTGCAGGTCACCGAGCGGGAGAAGCGGGCGGCCGAGGGGCAGCGCAACGCCGCCGCCCGCCGGCTGGCCGAGCTCGGCGCCGCCGCCCGCTCCGCCGCGGCCGAGACCGAGCGGCTGGGCGCCTCCCGGGCCCGCGCCGAGGAGGCCCGCGAGCGCGACCTGACCACGCTGGCCGAGCTGGAGACCCGGCTCGAGCTGGCCGAGACGACCCCGATCGACGAGGAGCCGTCGACCGAGGAGCGCGACCAGTTGGCCGCGATGGTCCCCCAGGCCCGGCAGAACGAGATGGAGGTGCGGCTCGCGGTCCGCACTGCCGAGGAACGGGTGTCGTCGATCGCCGGCCGGGCCGAGTCGCTGGCCCGCCAGGCCGCCGCCGAGCGGGCCGCCCGCGAGCGCGCCGCCGCCCGCCGGGCCGCCCGGGTGCGCGGCGCCGGCATCGCCCGCGCGGTCGAGATCGGGGCCCGTGAGGCGCTGGCGCGGGTCGCGGTGTCGCTGGCCGCGGCCGAGGAGACCCGCGACGCCGTCGCGGCCGCCCGGTCCGCCCGAGAAGCCGAGTTCCAGGAGGTACGCGCGGCGGCGAAGCGGCTCTCGGCCGACCTGGAGCGGCTGACCAGCGAGGTCCACCGCGACGAGGTGGCCCGGGCCGAGCAGCGGATGCGGATCGAGCAGCTGGAGATCAAGGCCGCGGAGGACTTCTCCCTCGACGTCGAGACGCTGGTCGCCGAGTACGGGCCGGCGCAGCCCGTACCCCCGACGCAGGTGGCTCTTGCCGCCGCGTCCGCCGCCGGCGAGCCGGAGCCCGAGGCGCTGCCCTATGACCGGCCGACCCAGGAGAAGCGGGCCGCCAAGGCCGACCGGGAGCTGGCTCTGCTGGGCAAGGTCAACCCGTTGGCGCTGGAGGAGTTCGCGGCCCTGGAGGAGCGCTTCAAGTTCCTCTCGGACCAGCTCGAGGACCTCAAGAACACCCGCCGTGACCTGCTGACCGTGGTCAAGGACGTCGACGACCGGATCCTCGAGGTGTTCACCAGCGCCTACCACGACACGGCGCGGGAGTTCGAGAAGGTCTTCACGGTGCTGTTCCCGGGCGGCGAGGGCCGGCTGGTGCTCACCGACCCCGAGGACATGCTGACCACCGGCGTCGAGGTCGAGGCGCGGCCGCCGGGCAAGAAGATCAAGCGGCTGTCGCTGCTGTCGGGTGGCGAGCGCTCGCTGACCGCGGTGGCCATGCTGGTCGCGATCTTCCGGGCCCGGCCGAGCCCGTTCTACATCATGGACGAGGTGGAGGCGGCGCTCGACGACGTCAACCTCGGCCGCTTGATCACGCTGATGGCCCAGCTCCGCGAGAAGAGCCAGCTGATCATCATCACCCACCAGAAGCGCACGATGGAGGTCGCCGACGCCCTCTACGGCGTCACCATGCGTAACGGCGTCACCGAAGTGATCAGCCAGCGCCTGGCCAGCGAGGAGGACTGA
- a CDS encoding HAD-IA family hydrolase, giving the protein MMRPKATALLVDLDGTLRRWDPDVIHGIEAAHDLKPGSLYAAAMDWSRLMPAIIGEITHDEWADVIAADLTEQTGDPDRARAAVKEWENYRGTVEPGLLQLVRDARAAGIRVGLATNATDLLPTDLRTLGLADEFDVVINSSELRIPKPAPEYFGAACLALHTAPSHVLFVDDSDRFVRGARAAGLAAHRWTGPSDLPYLRAALDL; this is encoded by the coding sequence CTGATGCGGCCGAAGGCCACCGCGCTGCTGGTCGACCTGGACGGCACCTTGCGGCGCTGGGACCCGGACGTGATCCACGGCATCGAGGCGGCACACGACCTCAAACCCGGATCGCTGTACGCGGCCGCGATGGACTGGTCCCGCCTCATGCCGGCGATCATCGGCGAGATCACCCACGACGAGTGGGCCGACGTGATCGCCGCGGACCTGACCGAGCAGACCGGCGACCCGGACCGGGCCCGGGCGGCGGTCAAGGAGTGGGAGAACTACCGCGGCACGGTCGAGCCGGGCCTGCTGCAGCTGGTCCGCGACGCCCGCGCGGCCGGCATCCGGGTCGGCCTGGCCACCAACGCCACCGACCTGCTGCCGACCGATCTGCGGACGCTGGGGCTGGCCGACGAGTTCGACGTGGTGATCAACTCGTCGGAGCTGCGGATCCCGAAGCCGGCGCCGGAGTATTTCGGCGCCGCCTGCCTGGCCCTGCACACCGCGCCGAGCCATGTGCTCTTCGTCGACGACAGCGACCGGTTCGTGCGCGGCGCCCGCGCGGCGGGCCTGGCTGCCCACCGGTGGACGGGCCCGTCCGACCTTCCCTACCTGCGCGCCGCCCTCGATTTGTAG
- a CDS encoding type II toxin-antitoxin system PemK/MazF family toxin — translation MRAGAIYIADLGQARVRGAEQGGVRPVLVVHGHDYERIPNLALVCPFTTTHRGVPNHVSVAPNADNGLVARSFVMTEQVRAIDTRFIRQHVGSLAPSVLAEVLTILTGRLLARR, via the coding sequence GTGAGGGCGGGCGCAATCTACATCGCTGACCTCGGCCAGGCGCGGGTCCGTGGTGCCGAGCAGGGTGGCGTCCGACCGGTTCTGGTCGTGCACGGCCACGACTACGAGCGCATTCCGAATCTCGCGCTGGTTTGTCCATTTACGACCACTCACCGCGGCGTCCCCAACCACGTCAGCGTGGCTCCGAACGCCGACAACGGCCTGGTCGCCCGCTCATTCGTCATGACCGAGCAGGTCCGGGCGATCGACACGCGATTTATTCGCCAGCACGTCGGCAGCCTCGCGCCGAGCGTACTAGCCGAGGTGCTCACCATTCTCACCGGGCGACTACTCGCCCGACGCTGA
- a CDS encoding DinB family protein has protein sequence MTWVAPDIERRSEPYVADERTMLQGWLDWHRDTLLWKCAGLTGEQLCAQPVAPSTLSLLGLVRHMAAVERSWFHRAAGVAYESLFYTDDNPDGDFDDGTAASAEADFATFRDECAKADALAADLSLDHTFDTTHHRTINVRWVYTHMIEEYARHNGHADLLREALDGTTGD, from the coding sequence ATGACCTGGGTTGCCCCTGATATCGAACGCCGCTCCGAGCCCTACGTCGCCGACGAGCGCACCATGCTGCAAGGCTGGCTCGACTGGCACCGCGACACGCTGCTCTGGAAGTGCGCCGGCCTGACCGGCGAGCAGCTGTGCGCGCAGCCGGTGGCGCCGTCGACGCTGAGCCTGCTCGGGCTGGTCCGGCACATGGCCGCGGTCGAACGCAGCTGGTTCCACCGCGCGGCCGGCGTTGCCTACGAGAGCCTCTTCTACACCGACGACAACCCGGACGGCGACTTCGACGACGGCACGGCGGCGTCGGCCGAGGCGGACTTCGCGACGTTCCGCGACGAGTGCGCCAAGGCCGACGCCCTGGCGGCGGACCTGTCGCTCGACCACACCTTCGACACGACCCACCACCGCACGATCAACGTGCGCTGGGTCTACACCCACATGATCGAGGAGTACGCCCGCCACAACGGCCACGCCGACCTGCTCCGCGAAGCCCTCGACGGCACCACCGGCGACTGA
- a CDS encoding alkaline phosphatase D family protein, whose product MSAGTRLLIGPVLRRVVDTRATIWVETAAPAVVTVRAEGGAEGSARTFTAFDHHYALVVVEGLPADAVTPYEVFVDDEKVWPEPDSDYPPSVIRTRMGDDRGQPVKLIFGSCREATPRSTGHKLPPDALDAFARRLMSDEGVRPDLMVLLGDQVYADMTSREVRRFLRKQRKRRKAKLTDAPPHQVVTFHEYTQLYLESWRDPEIRWLLSTVPSVMIFDDHEIIDDWNSSAAWRTAAREQPWWAERIRSGLASYWVYQHLGNLHPDELATDALYPKVVDAGDATEVLREFGERVDLEADAAHDTDRWRATQYQWSYRVDLGRTRLVVLDNRCSRVLDPDSRAMLPPGEWQWFLDQAHGDYDHLVVGSSLPWLLPHGIHHLEAWNERLAASPHTVVGRAAETMRRAVDLEHWAAFQRSFEDLASLFARLGTGARATGGGERVGAGPAYPAPASISVLSGDVHHSYVARVRFADPAVTTPVHQLTCSPIHNAVPAVMKPVMTLGWWRGPSALVRALAKTARVRKPSVRWRKLAGPYFGNAVSTLSLSGVTAAVTIEGTRDDGVLTRVASLPLTDPAPPPRPAAAAESSGVAAREPA is encoded by the coding sequence ATGTCCGCCGGCACACGTCTGCTGATCGGTCCGGTGCTTCGCCGGGTCGTCGACACCCGGGCCACCATCTGGGTCGAGACGGCCGCGCCGGCCGTTGTCACGGTGCGTGCCGAAGGAGGAGCCGAAGGTAGCGCCCGTACGTTCACCGCCTTCGACCACCACTACGCGCTGGTCGTCGTGGAAGGGCTGCCGGCGGACGCGGTCACCCCGTACGAGGTGTTCGTCGACGACGAGAAGGTCTGGCCCGAGCCGGACTCCGACTATCCACCCAGCGTGATCCGCACCCGCATGGGTGACGACCGCGGCCAGCCCGTCAAGCTGATCTTCGGATCGTGCCGGGAGGCGACACCGCGCTCGACGGGTCACAAACTGCCACCGGACGCGCTGGACGCGTTCGCCCGCCGGCTGATGTCCGACGAGGGCGTCCGGCCGGACCTGATGGTGCTGCTCGGCGACCAGGTCTATGCGGACATGACCTCACGCGAGGTGCGCCGGTTCCTGCGCAAGCAGCGCAAGCGCCGCAAGGCGAAGCTGACGGACGCCCCGCCGCACCAGGTCGTCACGTTCCACGAATACACGCAGCTTTACCTGGAGTCCTGGCGCGATCCGGAGATCCGCTGGCTGCTGTCGACCGTACCCAGCGTGATGATCTTCGATGACCACGAGATCATCGACGACTGGAACTCGTCGGCGGCGTGGCGGACCGCGGCCCGCGAGCAGCCCTGGTGGGCCGAGCGGATCCGCAGCGGGCTGGCCTCCTACTGGGTCTACCAGCACCTGGGCAACCTGCACCCGGACGAGCTGGCGACCGACGCGCTCTACCCGAAGGTGGTCGACGCCGGCGACGCGACCGAGGTGCTGCGCGAGTTCGGCGAGCGGGTCGACCTCGAGGCCGACGCGGCGCACGACACCGACCGCTGGCGGGCCACGCAGTACCAGTGGTCCTACCGGGTCGACCTCGGCCGGACCCGGCTGGTCGTGCTCGACAACCGGTGCAGCCGCGTGCTCGACCCCGACAGCCGGGCCATGCTGCCGCCCGGTGAGTGGCAGTGGTTCCTCGACCAGGCCCACGGCGACTACGACCACCTGGTGGTCGGCTCGTCGCTGCCGTGGCTGCTGCCGCACGGCATCCACCACCTGGAGGCGTGGAACGAGCGGCTGGCGGCGTCGCCGCACACGGTGGTCGGCCGCGCCGCGGAGACGATGCGGCGGGCGGTCGACCTCGAGCACTGGGCGGCGTTCCAGCGGTCGTTCGAGGACCTGGCGTCGCTGTTCGCGCGGTTGGGCACGGGGGCGCGCGCGACCGGCGGCGGCGAGCGGGTCGGTGCCGGCCCGGCCTATCCCGCGCCGGCGTCGATCAGCGTGCTCTCCGGCGACGTGCACCATTCCTATGTGGCCCGGGTCCGGTTCGCCGACCCGGCGGTGACCACGCCGGTGCACCAGCTGACCTGCTCGCCGATCCACAACGCCGTGCCGGCGGTGATGAAGCCGGTGATGACGCTCGGCTGGTGGCGTGGCCCATCGGCGCTGGTGCGGGCGTTGGCCAAGACCGCGCGGGTACGCAAGCCGTCGGTCCGGTGGCGCAAGCTGGCCGGCCCGTACTTCGGCAACGCGGTCAGCACGCTGTCGTTGTCGGGCGTGACGGCCGCGGTGACGATCGAGGGCACGCGCGACGACGGCGTGCTCACCCGGGTGGCGTCGTTGCCGCTGACGGACCCGGCGCCGCCCCCACGCCCGGCCGCCGCCGCGGAATCGAGCGGCGTGGCCGCGCGAGAACCGGCATGA
- the ftsY gene encoding signal recognition particle-docking protein FtsY, translating into MEYVILGIVLAGVLLLAGLGLLVPRIRRRPLPPTLPRPTGTPEEAAEEEGGVGILAPERPTEAPEAPPAPTIETPAPTAGRLIRLRGRLSRSQSVFGKSLLAVLSRDRLDEDAWEEIEDSLIGADVGVEATREIVDRLRERTRVLGTRTPVELRALLAAELTEALDPTLDRSLKVTGKPSVLLVVGVNGSGKTTTCGKIARVLIADGRTVLLGAADTFRAAASEQLATWAGRVGAEVVRGPEGADPASVAFDAVKKGIDTGVDTVLVDTAGRLQNKIGLMDELGKVKRVVEKQGPVDETLLVLDATTGQNGLEQARVFTEVVDVTGVVLTKLDGTAKGGIVIAVQRKLGIPVKLVGLGEGPDDLAPFEPAAFVDALVGTDA; encoded by the coding sequence ATGGAATACGTGATCCTCGGAATCGTCCTGGCCGGTGTGCTGCTGCTCGCCGGGCTCGGCCTGCTCGTGCCCCGGATTCGCCGGCGGCCCCTGCCGCCGACCCTGCCGCGCCCGACGGGAACGCCCGAGGAGGCCGCCGAGGAAGAGGGCGGCGTCGGCATCCTCGCGCCGGAGAGACCGACCGAGGCCCCGGAAGCGCCCCCGGCCCCGACGATCGAGACCCCGGCGCCGACCGCCGGCCGGCTGATCCGCCTGCGCGGCCGCCTCTCCCGCTCGCAGAGCGTGTTCGGCAAGAGCCTGCTCGCGGTGCTCTCCCGTGACCGGCTCGACGAGGACGCCTGGGAGGAGATCGAGGACAGCCTGATCGGCGCCGACGTCGGCGTCGAGGCCACCCGTGAGATCGTCGACCGCCTCCGGGAGCGCACCCGGGTGCTCGGCACCCGCACCCCGGTCGAACTGCGCGCCCTGCTGGCCGCCGAGCTGACCGAGGCGCTCGACCCCACCCTGGACCGGTCGCTCAAGGTCACCGGCAAGCCCTCGGTGCTGTTGGTGGTCGGCGTCAACGGCTCCGGCAAGACCACGACCTGCGGCAAGATCGCCCGAGTGCTGATCGCCGACGGCCGCACCGTGCTGCTCGGCGCCGCCGACACGTTCCGCGCCGCCGCCTCCGAGCAGCTGGCCACCTGGGCCGGCCGGGTGGGCGCCGAGGTGGTCCGCGGGCCCGAGGGCGCCGACCCCGCCAGCGTCGCCTTCGACGCGGTCAAGAAGGGCATCGACACCGGCGTCGACACGGTGCTGGTCGACACCGCCGGCCGCCTGCAGAACAAGATCGGCCTGATGGACGAGCTCGGCAAGGTCAAGCGGGTCGTCGAGAAGCAGGGCCCGGTCGACGAGACCCTGCTCGTGCTCGACGCCACCACCGGCCAGAACGGGCTCGAGCAGGCCCGGGTCTTCACCGAGGTGGTCGACGTGACCGGCGTGGTGCTGACCAAGCTCGACGGCACCGCCAAGGGCGGCATCGTCATCGCCGTGCAGCGCAAGCTGGGCATCCCGGTCAAGCTGGTCGGCCTCGGGGAGGGTCCGGACGACCTCGCGCCGTTCGAGCCGGCGGCCTTCGTCGACGCGCTTGTTGGCACGGACGCGTAA
- a CDS encoding aminoglycoside phosphotransferase family protein: MTYQPQASGLGRPYVTQQEVPLRGGNVSTVVRVGDTVRRNAGPWTPSVHALLRHLEYVGFTGSPRVLGMDERNREVLSYLEGECGEYPLAPHWVTDEALVTVATMLRMFHDAQYGFQPAPGAVWRSFGPPPPDTEVICHHDAAPHNVIWRPDGTLALIDFDLASPGARIYDVAYAAWTWVPLFSDRDSYTLGWKRPNRPQRLRMFADAYGLIPRDRHRLVRTIRKRIVDHVEGIRRMAAAGDPAFVRIVHKGHLRRPMRDLRLLDYERHTLEYALR, translated from the coding sequence GTGACCTACCAGCCGCAGGCCTCCGGACTCGGGAGACCGTACGTGACGCAGCAGGAAGTTCCCTTGCGTGGGGGGAACGTCAGCACCGTGGTCCGTGTCGGTGACACGGTCCGGCGCAATGCCGGGCCGTGGACGCCGTCGGTGCACGCGCTGTTGCGCCATCTGGAATATGTCGGCTTCACCGGCTCACCCCGGGTGCTCGGCATGGACGAGCGCAACCGCGAGGTGCTCTCCTACCTCGAGGGCGAGTGCGGCGAATATCCGCTGGCGCCGCACTGGGTCACCGACGAGGCGCTGGTCACGGTCGCGACGATGCTGCGGATGTTCCACGACGCGCAGTACGGGTTCCAGCCGGCCCCGGGCGCGGTCTGGCGCTCGTTCGGGCCGCCCCCGCCGGACACCGAGGTGATCTGTCACCACGACGCTGCTCCGCACAACGTGATCTGGCGGCCCGACGGCACCCTCGCGCTGATCGACTTCGACCTGGCCTCACCCGGCGCGCGGATCTACGACGTCGCGTACGCCGCCTGGACCTGGGTCCCGCTCTTCTCCGACCGGGACTCCTACACGCTCGGCTGGAAGCGGCCCAACCGGCCCCAGCGGCTGCGGATGTTCGCCGACGCCTACGGCCTGATCCCGCGCGACCGGCACCGCCTGGTGCGCACGATCCGCAAGCGCATCGTCGACCACGTCGAGGGGATCCGCCGGATGGCGGCCGCGGGCGACCCGGCGTTCGTCCGGATCGTGCACAAGGGTCACCTTCGCCGCCCGATGCGCGATCTCCGCCTGCTCGACTACGAACGCCACACCTTGGAGTACGCGCTGCGCTGA
- a CDS encoding ammonium transporter yields the protein MEIDTGNTAWLLLSSALVLLMTPGLALFYGGLNRSKGVLNMMMMSFSSIGLVSVLWVIYGFTLAFGSNGNSGVNNVLGSFTQYLGTETNFLGDIWGTTGIPVYVFLVFQMMFAVITVALISGAASDRMKFSGWLLFAFGWFTLVYVPVAHWVWGGGFIGAKIKALDFAGGTAVHINAGAAALGLVLILGKRIGWPKESTKPHNVPLVALGAGLLWFGWFGFNAGSELTVDGTTAVAFLNTQVATAAGVLGWIIVEWIKGGKPTLVGASSGAIAGLVAITPACGFVAPIPAVIIGAIAGAVCALAVSLKYRFGFDDSLDVVGVHFVGGWIGSLAIGFFATTQVNSAITDVLGASEGLFYGGGATQLGRQFLGSAVVTVYSLVLAMGIAWVVKKVVGLRTTPEAEVEGIDVAEHAESAYDLSPAGGAGSASAFQLAGIGTGAAAKPNSDVPDEKPVSEKVSG from the coding sequence GTGGAGATCGACACCGGGAACACCGCCTGGCTACTTCTGTCGTCCGCGCTCGTGCTGCTCATGACACCGGGTCTGGCGCTGTTCTACGGCGGCCTGAACCGGTCCAAGGGCGTACTCAACATGATGATGATGAGCTTCAGCTCCATCGGGCTCGTCTCCGTTCTTTGGGTCATTTACGGCTTCACCCTGGCTTTCGGCTCCAACGGCAACTCCGGGGTCAACAACGTCCTCGGCAGCTTCACGCAATACCTCGGCACCGAGACGAACTTCCTCGGTGACATCTGGGGCACGACCGGCATTCCGGTGTACGTGTTCCTCGTGTTCCAGATGATGTTCGCGGTCATCACGGTCGCGCTGATCAGCGGCGCGGCGTCCGACCGGATGAAGTTCTCCGGCTGGCTGCTGTTCGCGTTCGGCTGGTTCACCCTGGTCTACGTCCCGGTCGCCCACTGGGTCTGGGGCGGGGGCTTCATCGGCGCCAAGATCAAGGCATTGGACTTCGCCGGCGGTACGGCGGTCCACATCAACGCCGGTGCCGCTGCGCTCGGCCTCGTGCTGATCCTCGGCAAGCGGATCGGCTGGCCCAAGGAGAGCACCAAGCCGCACAACGTGCCGCTGGTCGCGCTCGGCGCCGGCCTGCTCTGGTTCGGCTGGTTCGGCTTCAACGCCGGCTCCGAGCTCACCGTCGACGGGACCACGGCCGTCGCGTTCCTCAACACCCAGGTCGCCACCGCGGCCGGCGTACTCGGCTGGATCATCGTGGAGTGGATCAAGGGCGGCAAGCCGACCCTGGTCGGCGCCTCGTCCGGCGCGATCGCCGGTCTCGTCGCGATCACCCCGGCGTGTGGCTTCGTCGCCCCGATCCCGGCCGTGATCATCGGCGCGATCGCGGGCGCGGTCTGCGCCCTGGCCGTCAGCCTGAAGTACCGGTTCGGCTTCGACGACTCGCTCGACGTGGTCGGCGTGCACTTCGTCGGTGGCTGGATCGGCTCGCTGGCGATCGGCTTCTTCGCCACCACGCAGGTGAACTCGGCGATCACCGACGTGCTCGGCGCGAGCGAGGGCCTCTTCTACGGCGGCGGCGCGACCCAGCTCGGCCGGCAGTTCCTCGGCAGCGCGGTGGTCACGGTCTACTCGCTGGTGCTCGCGATGGGCATCGCCTGGGTGGTCAAGAAGGTCGTCGGCCTGCGCACCACGCCCGAGGCCGAGGTCGAGGGCATCGACGTGGCGGAGCACGCCGAATCGGCGTACGACCTGTCGCCCGCCGGTGGCGCCGGCAGCGCGAGCGCGTTCCAGCTCGCGGGCATCGGGACGGGGGCTGCGGCGAAGCCGAACAGCGACGTACCCGACGAGAAACCGGTCAGCGAGAAGGTCTCCGGCTAA
- a CDS encoding P-II family nitrogen regulator, with protein MKLVTAVIKPYQLDAVKEALHALGVAGLTVSEVQGYGRQKGHTEVYRGAEYTVEFLPKIRVEVLTDEIDVDKVVDAVVTAARTGKIGDGKVWVTSVDDVVRVRTGERGLDAL; from the coding sequence ATGAAGCTGGTGACCGCGGTCATCAAGCCCTACCAGCTGGACGCGGTCAAGGAGGCCCTGCACGCCCTCGGCGTGGCCGGGCTGACCGTCAGCGAGGTGCAGGGCTACGGCCGTCAGAAGGGGCACACCGAGGTCTACCGGGGTGCCGAATACACGGTGGAGTTCCTGCCGAAGATCCGGGTCGAGGTGCTGACCGACGAGATCGACGTCGACAAGGTGGTCGACGCGGTCGTCACGGCGGCGCGGACCGGCAAGATCGGCGACGGCAAGGTCTGGGTGACGTCGGTCGACGACGTCGTCCGGGTCCGCACCGGCGAGCGCGGCCTCGACGCGCTCTGA